From a region of the Rathayibacter sp. VKM Ac-2804 genome:
- a CDS encoding SDR family NAD(P)-dependent oxidoreductase gives MSAPGLEPCRVAVVTGANHGIGAAIAERLAADGLAVLVAFLAEELPEHEPERQRLAHRTDGEQVAERIRAAGGRARAVSADLRDAASAALLLDAAEESLGPVDVLVHNATGSIVDTFRARARDWMGRPQRRVDAASIDRVLGIDARAGALLIAELAERLERRGGHGGRIVTLTSGGERGFPGEVSYGAAKAALVNYTISASLELSPLGVTANAVHPPVTDTGWVTDDVHAAVAANDAFFDVARPDEVADLVSYLVSPAGRRVTGNVLRMA, from the coding sequence GTGAGCGCCCCCGGCCTCGAGCCCTGCCGCGTCGCCGTCGTCACCGGCGCCAACCACGGCATCGGCGCCGCGATCGCGGAGCGCCTGGCCGCCGACGGGCTCGCCGTGCTGGTCGCCTTCCTCGCCGAGGAGCTGCCGGAGCACGAGCCGGAGCGCCAGCGCCTCGCCCACCGCACCGACGGCGAGCAGGTCGCCGAGCGGATCCGCGCCGCCGGCGGCCGCGCCCGCGCCGTCTCCGCCGACCTCCGCGACGCCGCCTCCGCCGCCCTGCTGCTCGACGCCGCGGAGGAGTCGCTCGGCCCGGTCGACGTCCTCGTGCACAACGCCACCGGCTCGATCGTCGACACCTTCCGCGCCCGGGCGAGGGACTGGATGGGCCGCCCCCAGCGCCGCGTCGACGCCGCGAGCATCGACCGGGTGCTCGGCATCGACGCCCGCGCCGGCGCGCTGCTGATCGCCGAGCTCGCCGAGCGGCTGGAGCGCCGCGGCGGCCACGGCGGGCGGATCGTCACGCTCACCTCGGGCGGCGAGCGCGGCTTCCCCGGCGAGGTCTCCTACGGCGCCGCCAAGGCCGCCCTGGTGAACTACACGATCTCCGCCTCGCTCGAGCTCAGCCCGCTCGGCGTGACCGCCAACGCGGTCCACCCGCCCGTCACCGACACCGGCTGGGTCACCGACGACGTCCACGCCGCCGTCGCCGCGAACGACGCCTTCTTCGACGTCGCCCGCCCCGACGAGGTCGCCGACCTCGTCTCCTACCTCGTCTCCCCCGCCGGCCGCCGCGTCACCGGCAACGTCCTCCGCATGGCCTGA